In a single window of the Planctomycetia bacterium genome:
- the flhF gene encoding flagellar biosynthesis protein FlhF encodes MSDALAKVKGALGKDAMILHTRTIKRGGILGIGARNYVEITATVDPRVIAARASAGNKEEAAAPEPSASVEAVSAQVAYRATAPTPPKISVSPVAPWESKSEPSAETATDGDGSASAIREEVVAIRSMVRDLLQKSDPSTPPDVPAELIDHYTRFISHEVSNSIVMEMIDRLRPRLGSNPPHWDASGKPVAGQVVGAERIREELVNYVDQMLPPAAPLALVTENRPTIIALVGPTGVGKTTTLAKLAAHMKLREGRSVGLITIDSYRIAAVEQLKTYAQIMQIPIVPVATPEEMQAAIREMASVDLILIDTAGRSQKDDLRIAELRTFLAAAYPDQVHLVLSSTSGESTIRQAIEKFSVLGAKQIIFTKLDEAVGFGVILNVLKTAGVRLSYLTTGQSVPDDIEIGSARRVAELILGVDRSGRLSGSPPASEGAMAQTTEGS; translated from the coding sequence ATGTCTGATGCCTTGGCCAAGGTGAAGGGCGCACTCGGCAAGGACGCCATGATCCTCCACACGCGCACCATCAAGCGCGGAGGCATTCTCGGCATCGGTGCCCGTAACTATGTTGAGATCACGGCAACCGTGGACCCTCGCGTCATCGCCGCCCGGGCCTCCGCGGGAAACAAGGAGGAAGCCGCCGCTCCCGAGCCTTCCGCTTCCGTCGAGGCCGTCTCAGCCCAGGTCGCCTATCGCGCCACTGCACCGACTCCGCCGAAGATCAGCGTAAGCCCTGTTGCACCCTGGGAGTCGAAGTCGGAGCCCTCCGCGGAGACGGCGACGGATGGAGACGGTTCCGCGTCGGCAATCCGCGAGGAAGTGGTTGCCATCCGTTCGATGGTCCGCGACTTGCTCCAGAAGTCAGATCCGTCGACTCCGCCGGATGTACCGGCCGAGTTGATCGACCATTACACGCGATTCATCAGCCACGAAGTATCGAACTCAATCGTCATGGAAATGATCGATCGACTGCGACCCCGGCTGGGGAGCAACCCGCCTCACTGGGATGCCTCAGGGAAACCGGTCGCGGGCCAGGTCGTGGGCGCGGAGCGCATTCGGGAAGAACTGGTCAATTATGTCGATCAGATGCTGCCGCCGGCCGCCCCATTAGCACTGGTAACGGAGAATCGTCCGACCATCATCGCCCTGGTAGGGCCCACCGGTGTCGGCAAGACAACCACCCTCGCCAAGCTTGCCGCCCATATGAAGCTGCGCGAGGGTCGCAGCGTAGGACTCATCACCATAGACAGCTATCGAATTGCCGCCGTCGAGCAGCTCAAAACCTACGCGCAAATTATGCAGATTCCCATCGTCCCCGTCGCCACACCGGAGGAGATGCAGGCTGCCATCCGCGAGATGGCGTCGGTCGATTTGATTCTGATCGACACGGCCGGGCGGAGTCAGAAGGACGACCTGCGTATCGCGGAACTGCGGACGTTTCTCGCGGCCGCCTATCCGGATCAGGTGCATCTGGTGCTCTCATCAACCAGCGGTGAATCGACGATTCGCCAGGCGATCGAAAAGTTCTCAGTGCTCGGGGCCAAGCAGATCATCTTCACCAAGCTCGACGAAGCCGTCGGATTCGGCGTCATTCTGAATGTACTCAAAACCGCAGGCGTTCGGCTGTCGTATCTCACCACGGGACAGTCGGTCCCCGACGACATCGAGATCGGCAGCGCCCGGCGAGTCGCGGAGTTGATTCTCGGAGTCGACCGGTCCGGCCGTCTAAGTGGATCGCCGCCCGCCTCCGAGGGCGCGATGGCCCAGACCACGGAGGGTTCGTGA
- a CDS encoding MinD/ParA family protein gives MSVAPLDQAAELRLLMETRAAAKPASTPSPARPQLCRIIAIASGKGGVGKTNLAVNLSIVLSRLGRRVVLLDADLGTANVDVVLNVQTQYDLTDLIQSRRTVDEVAAHLADGLRLIRGVSGLPAFADMPASDRKRLIDQLGDLEGQSDFIVIDCGAGVSENVVAFAHAADELLIVTTPEPTAITDAYALIKVLARHDAPPAMNLVVNQAGSQSEARLVADRVSGVAERFLGIPLGTRGHILRDEHVSLAVRGRAAFVTRFPRCLAATCVTALAERLCRDLPACRNESGFFRRALAFFC, from the coding sequence ATGAGCGTCGCGCCGCTGGACCAGGCCGCCGAACTTCGACTTCTGATGGAGACGCGCGCCGCTGCCAAGCCGGCGAGCACGCCCTCTCCCGCGCGGCCGCAGCTGTGCCGGATCATCGCGATCGCCAGCGGTAAGGGCGGCGTCGGCAAGACCAATCTGGCCGTCAACCTTTCCATCGTGCTCTCGCGACTCGGCCGTCGCGTCGTCCTGCTTGACGCCGATCTCGGGACGGCCAATGTAGATGTCGTCCTGAACGTGCAGACGCAATATGACCTCACCGATCTGATTCAAAGCCGAAGGACGGTTGACGAGGTCGCCGCGCACCTGGCGGACGGCCTTCGACTCATTCGCGGCGTATCCGGCCTTCCTGCCTTCGCCGACATGCCCGCGTCCGATCGCAAGCGACTGATCGATCAATTGGGCGACCTCGAAGGTCAGTCGGATTTCATCGTGATTGACTGCGGGGCCGGGGTCTCCGAAAACGTCGTCGCCTTTGCCCATGCGGCCGACGAGCTCTTGATCGTCACCACACCCGAGCCAACCGCAATCACCGATGCCTATGCGCTGATCAAAGTCCTGGCCCGCCATGATGCGCCACCCGCAATGAACCTCGTCGTCAATCAGGCCGGAAGTCAGTCGGAAGCCCGGCTCGTCGCCGACCGAGTTTCAGGCGTTGCGGAACGATTCCTGGGCATACCACTGGGAACCCGGGGGCATATCTTGCGCGACGAGCACGTGAGCCTGGCCGTTCGCGGAAGGGCTGCTTTCGTCACGCGATTTCCGCGCTGCCTCGCCGCGACATGCGTGACAGCACTGGCGGAGCGGCTATGCCGCGACCTGCCAGCCTGCAGAAATGAAAGCGGCTTCTTCCGCCGAGCTCTTGCATTTTTCTGCTGA
- the flhA gene encoding flagellar biosynthesis protein FlhA, whose amino-acid sequence MPTAAARPTPLIKALNLLHEQRGLVYPVLAMSLILVILVPLPTPILDLLLIANIAFSAVVLLTVMYINGPLEFSSFPSLLLSLTLLRLVLNTATTRLILTNADGTTGAAGKVIEEFAGFVAAGSLAVGVIIFLIITIIQFVVITKGATRIAEVAARFTLDAMPGKQMAIDADLSAGLINEDEARRRRENITREADFYGAMDGASKFVRGDTIAGIIITLINILGGLYVGIVEKDLPITQCLEVFTKLTIGDGLSAQIPAFLVSIAAGMIVTRSTARTNMGEELISQVTSRPVAMMLSGGFLLVLMFTPLPTTPLMLMAGGVGGLGYLLLGQTKRKETEAVHAKAAKPKEPEKIETCLTVDALELEVGYGLIRLVDKKQGGDLLDRVTNIRRQIASDMGLIVPPIRIRDNVQLEPNQYSVKLRGASIARGDLIPGRLLAIDSGAVSEMVHGIETNEPAFGLPALWIAEDDRSTAEHRNYTVVEPSSVLATHLTEIIRKHAAELLTRQDVTRLLDHLKEKSPKLVEEIVPDQLKIGEIQSVLQNLLRERVPIRDLETILETLGDWAGRTKDAEILTEYVRNALARTLCEQYRDSDNTIHGVTLDPSLEELIAGHVERTDRGSYLTVPPALANRIVAAVRNEVDAAAARASGKPPVVFTSPQVRQWVRRLVESALPTVAVLGYGEVVRGVNIRTHGMVALDLPVDGQGKGMTDGSENVSSPVNV is encoded by the coding sequence ATGCCGACAGCCGCCGCCAGACCAACTCCGCTCATTAAAGCGCTGAACCTCCTGCACGAACAGCGCGGGCTGGTCTACCCCGTCCTGGCGATGTCGCTCATCCTCGTGATTCTGGTCCCGCTCCCCACCCCGATCCTCGACTTGCTCCTGATCGCCAATATCGCCTTCAGCGCCGTCGTCCTGTTGACCGTGATGTACATCAATGGTCCGCTCGAATTCTCCTCCTTTCCCTCGCTGTTGCTCTCGCTCACGCTTCTACGACTCGTTCTGAATACGGCCACGACGCGACTGATTCTGACCAACGCCGATGGAACCACAGGCGCGGCGGGAAAGGTCATCGAGGAATTCGCGGGATTCGTCGCCGCCGGCTCGCTCGCCGTCGGCGTCATCATCTTCCTCATCATCACGATCATTCAATTCGTTGTCATCACTAAGGGTGCGACGCGCATCGCCGAAGTTGCCGCTCGGTTCACCCTCGACGCAATGCCCGGCAAGCAAATGGCCATCGACGCCGACCTCTCCGCGGGCTTGATCAACGAGGACGAGGCCCGCCGTCGTCGCGAGAACATCACCCGCGAGGCGGACTTTTACGGAGCCATGGACGGTGCCAGCAAGTTCGTGCGCGGCGACACCATCGCCGGCATCATCATCACGCTCATCAACATTCTCGGAGGCCTGTACGTCGGCATCGTGGAGAAGGACTTGCCGATCACTCAATGCCTCGAGGTATTCACCAAGCTGACCATCGGCGACGGGCTCTCCGCGCAGATTCCGGCGTTCCTGGTTTCGATCGCGGCCGGCATGATCGTGACGCGCTCGACCGCTCGCACGAACATGGGCGAGGAGCTGATCAGCCAGGTGACATCGCGTCCGGTGGCGATGATGCTGTCGGGCGGCTTCCTCCTGGTTCTCATGTTCACGCCGCTTCCCACGACCCCGCTCATGCTCATGGCCGGCGGGGTCGGCGGCCTCGGCTACCTCCTCCTCGGGCAGACGAAGCGCAAGGAGACCGAGGCGGTACATGCCAAGGCTGCCAAGCCGAAAGAGCCTGAGAAGATTGAAACCTGTCTCACCGTTGATGCGCTGGAATTGGAAGTCGGCTACGGCCTCATCCGCCTCGTGGACAAGAAACAGGGAGGCGACCTTCTCGATCGCGTCACCAATATCCGCCGGCAGATCGCTAGCGACATGGGCCTGATCGTTCCACCGATACGCATTCGCGACAACGTACAACTCGAGCCGAACCAGTACAGCGTCAAGTTGCGTGGCGCTTCAATCGCCCGCGGCGATTTGATACCCGGCCGACTGCTGGCCATCGACTCCGGGGCGGTCTCGGAAATGGTTCACGGCATCGAGACCAACGAGCCGGCCTTCGGCCTGCCTGCCCTATGGATTGCCGAGGACGACCGCTCGACCGCCGAGCATCGCAATTACACGGTGGTCGAGCCGAGCAGCGTCTTGGCCACCCACCTGACGGAGATCATCCGCAAGCACGCCGCGGAGCTTCTGACGCGGCAGGATGTCACACGGCTGCTCGATCATTTGAAAGAGAAGAGTCCGAAGCTGGTGGAGGAGATCGTTCCCGACCAGCTCAAGATTGGGGAGATTCAGTCCGTCCTCCAGAATCTCCTTCGGGAGCGCGTCCCGATCCGCGATCTCGAAACCATCCTGGAAACGCTTGGCGACTGGGCCGGGCGGACAAAGGATGCTGAGATTCTCACCGAATACGTTCGCAATGCCCTCGCGCGGACGCTCTGCGAACAATACCGCGACTCGGACAACACCATCCACGGAGTCACCCTGGACCCCTCACTCGAAGAGTTAATCGCCGGTCACGTTGAGCGGACAGACCGCGGCTCTTATCTCACCGTCCCGCCCGCCCTGGCCAACCGAATCGTTGCCGCAGTCCGCAATGAGGTGGACGCCGCCGCCGCGCGTGCATCGGGCAAGCCCCCCGTCGTCTTCACCTCGCCGCAGGTTCGCCAATGGGTCCGCCGACTCGTCGAATCGGCACTCCCCACCGTGGCCGTCCTGGGTTATGGTGAGGTGGTTCGGGGCGTGAACATTAGAACCCACGGAATGGTGGCCCTTGATCTCCCGGTGGATGGTCAGGGCAAGGGTATGACAGATGGATCTGAAAACGTTTCAAGCCCGGTCAATGTCTGA
- the dnaA gene encoding chromosomal replication initiator protein DnaA, whose amino-acid sequence MAIEIQDPIDRIRTQIEEIVGSQQFKIWFRHSTQFSLSDDILKVGVPNLFIGGWIEDHFADSIAEAAEQVMGRPIKVTYSIDPVLFRSMRKSQLNSQAAYIEKNAERSTKEGGNGAVPARDPQRTLRGRMEDFVVGANNRLAYSVAESIIENPTSDSSTVLFHSACGLGKTHLLQAIANGLSRHNGKVRWIYASGEDFTNQFLYALRERKLDAFRHRFRDIDVLLLDDMQFIANKKATQEEFFHTFNAINAAGKRVILASDAHPRMMGELSESLVSRLVSGMIVRIERPDVQTRKEILRRRATALQKSLPEPVLQYIADKIQANVRELEGCLVKLLAFASLSREPITLDMARRALDDHLTQTGKLLTVSDIEQSVATFFGITPADLHTSRKSRVIALARNIAMHIARKHTDFSFPEIGRMMGNKNHTTVLLACRRMGQLLASDGEVTWPSLSGVHTRKLSELIRSFEEQLGCAA is encoded by the coding sequence GTGGCCATTGAGATTCAGGATCCCATTGATCGAATTCGAACGCAGATTGAGGAAATCGTCGGTTCACAGCAGTTCAAAATCTGGTTCCGGCATTCGACTCAGTTCAGTCTGTCCGATGATATCCTGAAAGTCGGCGTTCCGAATTTGTTCATCGGCGGCTGGATCGAAGACCACTTCGCGGACTCCATCGCCGAGGCCGCCGAACAGGTCATGGGTCGCCCTATCAAGGTGACGTATTCGATCGACCCGGTTCTGTTTCGCAGCATGCGAAAGAGCCAGCTCAACTCGCAGGCGGCCTACATTGAAAAGAACGCCGAGCGGTCGACCAAGGAAGGCGGCAACGGCGCCGTGCCTGCCCGCGATCCGCAGCGGACATTGCGGGGCCGGATGGAAGACTTCGTGGTCGGGGCGAATAATCGTCTGGCATACTCAGTCGCCGAGTCGATCATCGAGAACCCAACGTCGGATTCGTCGACTGTCCTCTTCCACAGCGCCTGCGGGCTTGGCAAGACGCATCTGCTTCAGGCGATCGCAAACGGCCTGAGCCGGCACAACGGCAAGGTGCGATGGATTTACGCATCGGGCGAGGACTTCACCAACCAGTTTCTTTACGCCCTTCGGGAACGAAAGCTCGATGCATTTCGACATCGCTTTCGGGACATTGACGTGCTGCTCCTCGATGATATGCAGTTCATCGCCAACAAGAAGGCGACCCAAGAGGAGTTCTTCCACACCTTTAACGCCATCAACGCCGCCGGGAAGCGCGTCATCCTCGCGTCCGACGCTCATCCGCGCATGATGGGCGAGCTTTCCGAGTCACTGGTCAGCCGCCTCGTCTCCGGCATGATCGTCCGCATCGAGCGGCCTGACGTGCAGACGCGCAAGGAGATTCTCCGCCGCCGCGCGACCGCGCTGCAGAAGTCGCTTCCCGAGCCGGTGCTCCAGTACATCGCCGACAAGATTCAGGCCAATGTGCGAGAGCTCGAAGGCTGCCTGGTCAAGCTCCTGGCGTTCGCTTCCCTTTCCCGCGAGCCGATCACCCTTGACATGGCCCGCCGAGCCCTTGATGACCATTTGACGCAGACCGGCAAGCTGCTCACCGTCAGCGACATCGAGCAGAGCGTCGCCACGTTCTTCGGCATCACCCCGGCGGACCTGCATACCTCCAGAAAAAGCCGGGTCATCGCTTTGGCGAGGAACATCGCCATGCATATCGCCCGAAAGCACACCGATTTTTCGTTCCCTGAGATCGGCCGCATGATGGGCAACAAGAACCACACCACCGTTCTGCTGGCATGCCGCCGGATGGGGCAGCTCCTCGCCAGTGACGGGGAAGTGACGTGGCCCAGCCTCAGCGGCGTCCATACCCGCAAGCTCTCCGAGCTCATCCGCTCTTTCGAGGAGCAGCTCGGCTGCGCGGCCTGA
- a CDS encoding glycosyltransferase family 9 protein gives MDTRTETGRRFERALIVHGGALGDLILSLRLVEALRLSGASRVSLLARPTSARLCLTCGAVEELRDIEGGGFHRLFGSADELPGEVRVWLGAHDIAINTLGDPEGLIAGNLRATGIAHTVSIDPRPREDLLGHVSDQWLLDLKAHGMNAHVGHPRLVVPASLRTEAQRILHACRDGVAARPILLHPGSGGRDKCWKTDCFVELSEVLRRRGFLPIFVLGPVEMERFPADEIRSLRDATKTIESPALELLAGLIAEAGLFVGNDSGVSHLAAAVGAKTLALFGPTNPALWRPLGENVRIVQGKTPPDMPTVSEVLPHLDLFDSIQTGVPLQSVDQTESASHP, from the coding sequence ATGGACACTCGAACAGAGACGGGGCGCCGCTTCGAACGAGCGCTGATCGTCCACGGCGGCGCGCTCGGCGATCTCATTTTGAGCCTGCGACTTGTTGAGGCACTTCGCCTCAGCGGCGCGAGTCGTGTCAGCCTGCTGGCAAGGCCGACGAGCGCGCGACTTTGTCTCACGTGCGGCGCGGTTGAAGAGTTGCGCGATATCGAAGGGGGGGGATTTCATCGGCTCTTCGGCAGCGCGGATGAGCTGCCGGGCGAAGTGCGCGTCTGGCTGGGCGCTCATGACATCGCGATCAACACGCTCGGCGATCCGGAAGGCTTGATAGCCGGTAACCTGCGAGCTACGGGAATCGCTCACACAGTCAGCATCGACCCGCGACCCCGGGAAGACTTGCTCGGCCACGTGAGCGATCAATGGCTCCTCGACCTCAAGGCACATGGGATGAATGCCCATGTGGGGCATCCGCGACTGGTTGTTCCCGCGTCGCTTCGGACTGAAGCGCAAAGGATTCTTCACGCCTGTCGCGATGGCGTCGCCGCTCGGCCGATCCTCCTTCATCCCGGCAGCGGCGGGCGTGACAAGTGCTGGAAGACCGATTGCTTCGTCGAATTGAGCGAGGTATTGCGACGTCGCGGATTTCTACCGATTTTTGTCCTCGGCCCAGTTGAAATGGAACGGTTCCCGGCAGATGAAATCCGATCGCTACGCGACGCCACCAAGACCATCGAGAGTCCTGCGCTCGAACTGCTCGCCGGACTTATTGCGGAGGCCGGCCTGTTTGTGGGCAACGACAGCGGCGTTTCGCATCTTGCCGCGGCGGTCGGCGCCAAAACCCTTGCCTTGTTTGGTCCGACGAATCCGGCCCTATGGCGACCGCTGGGAGAAAACGTTCGCATCGTACAGGGCAAGACGCCCCCTGATATGCCGACGGTGTCGGAAGTGCTGCCGCATCTTGATTTGTTCGACTCGATTCAGACCGGCGTGCCGTTACAATCGGTCGATCAAACTGAGTCAGCGTCCCATCCGTAA
- a CDS encoding FliA/WhiG family RNA polymerase sigma factor, with protein MLAVDTDIQDIWRQYKKNPSRELRNILIQQYLPIVRFNAERVHAKLPTEVELDDLISAGAFGLMDAIEAFDMERGVKFETYCSPRVRGAILDELRSMDWVPRLVRNRSQKIQQATKELQGELGRLPTQKEVAQKIGVSAAEFDRMSRDSNAVSMTSLSRKAYGNDSSRELTEIDVVRDERASSPQQEVQKADLKRLIQQGLTSTERLILILYYYEEMTMKEIGLTLDLSESRVSQMHSAIVDRLRFQLRQRDKEFRV; from the coding sequence ATGCTGGCAGTCGATACGGACATTCAAGATATCTGGCGGCAATACAAGAAAAACCCCAGCCGCGAGCTTCGCAACATCCTCATTCAGCAATACCTCCCCATCGTTCGATTCAACGCCGAGCGCGTTCACGCCAAGCTGCCCACCGAGGTGGAACTGGACGACCTCATCTCCGCCGGCGCCTTCGGACTGATGGACGCCATCGAGGCCTTCGACATGGAGCGAGGCGTCAAGTTCGAGACGTATTGTTCGCCCCGTGTACGCGGCGCCATCCTCGACGAGCTCCGCTCGATGGACTGGGTCCCGAGGCTTGTCCGCAACCGGTCGCAGAAGATTCAGCAGGCTACCAAGGAACTCCAGGGCGAACTGGGCCGTCTGCCCACCCAGAAGGAAGTCGCTCAGAAGATCGGCGTCTCGGCGGCGGAATTCGACCGCATGTCGAGGGATTCCAACGCCGTCTCAATGACCTCGCTCTCGCGCAAGGCTTACGGCAACGATTCCTCGCGCGAGCTGACCGAAATCGACGTCGTCCGCGACGAGCGGGCGAGCAGTCCGCAACAGGAAGTCCAGAAGGCCGATCTCAAGCGGCTCATTCAGCAGGGACTGACTTCAACTGAGCGCCTCATCCTGATTCTTTATTACTACGAAGAGATGACCATGAAGGAAATCGGCCTGACGCTCGATCTGTCGGAGAGCCGGGTCAGCCAGATGCACTCCGCGATCGTCGATCGGCTTCGATTTCAGCTTCGCCAGCGTGACAAGGAATTCCGGGTCTAG
- a CDS encoding trypsin-like peptidase domain-containing protein, with translation MTACCWALFGLLGASSLRADPDPVKRDASGFYPVAQRDSSSDIALLERLSNAYSAIADEVQPSVVSIKAMTINEEVNDELKRMFGDENLQPIPMTGTGSGFIIDDAGYIVTNNHVVEDAGRVQVTLQDGRDFLAEVIGTDKMTDIAVIKISADDLKPCRLGDSDAMRVGNIVLAIGSPFKFGNSVSQGIISAVGRSNVDVKIDYKGWLQTDAPINPGNSGGPLINTRAEVIGMSVAIATESGGYQGVGFAIPSNVIRRIADTLKRGKKVVRGYLGVALRPVNRAVAEAYGLDAAYGALIQGIIDESEDAPAVKAGMQPDDIILKVDDRRVRDVEDLQDLVAQMPPGTKARFNIWRHKRSKVVTVEIGKQPLNFSTQTSRFDPSSQDESDTKEPGSISNSEKPEDKIQSEMGAEYVERLGIYAATLTPELRKRFRTRSEVETGAIITLVDPLGEGFAADLRRGFVIQAVNDDEIESIGDLKRTLENLKDARSARMEVQDGRGVGRVVVRLR, from the coding sequence ATGACAGCATGCTGCTGGGCGCTGTTTGGATTGCTGGGTGCATCGAGCCTCCGCGCCGACCCGGACCCGGTCAAACGCGATGCGTCTGGTTTTTATCCTGTCGCGCAAAGGGACTCATCCTCCGACATCGCCCTCCTTGAGCGCCTTTCGAATGCATACAGCGCCATCGCCGACGAGGTGCAGCCATCGGTGGTCAGCATCAAGGCGATGACGATCAACGAGGAAGTGAACGACGAGCTCAAGCGGATGTTTGGCGACGAGAACCTCCAACCCATCCCCATGACCGGAACCGGCAGCGGATTCATTATTGACGATGCAGGATACATCGTGACCAACAATCACGTCGTCGAGGATGCCGGCCGGGTCCAGGTGACCCTTCAGGATGGGCGGGACTTTCTCGCCGAGGTCATCGGGACAGACAAGATGACCGACATCGCGGTCATCAAGATTTCCGCGGACGACCTGAAACCGTGCCGGCTTGGCGATTCGGATGCGATGCGAGTCGGCAATATCGTTCTGGCAATCGGCAGCCCCTTCAAGTTTGGAAACAGCGTCTCTCAGGGCATCATCAGCGCCGTCGGCCGTTCGAATGTCGACGTCAAAATCGATTACAAGGGCTGGTTGCAGACTGACGCCCCCATCAATCCGGGAAACTCCGGCGGTCCGCTTATCAATACCCGCGCCGAGGTGATCGGCATGAGCGTCGCTATTGCCACGGAGTCCGGCGGCTACCAGGGCGTCGGTTTCGCGATTCCATCGAACGTCATCCGCCGCATCGCAGATACGCTCAAGAGGGGTAAAAAGGTCGTCAGAGGCTATCTCGGCGTCGCACTACGACCCGTGAACAGGGCCGTCGCCGAGGCTTATGGGCTTGACGCGGCGTATGGCGCTCTCATCCAGGGCATCATCGATGAATCGGAAGACGCGCCGGCGGTCAAGGCGGGCATGCAGCCTGACGACATTATTCTCAAAGTTGACGACCGACGGGTGCGTGACGTGGAGGACCTGCAAGACCTGGTCGCCCAGATGCCGCCGGGTACGAAGGCCCGCTTCAACATCTGGCGACATAAGCGTTCGAAGGTTGTCACCGTTGAAATTGGTAAGCAGCCGCTGAATTTCAGTACGCAGACCTCCAGATTCGACCCTTCGTCTCAAGATGAGAGCGACACCAAGGAGCCCGGCAGCATTTCGAACTCGGAGAAGCCCGAGGACAAGATTCAAAGTGAGATGGGTGCCGAGTATGTCGAGCGACTGGGAATCTATGCCGCCACGCTGACACCGGAACTCCGGAAGAGATTTCGGACCCGAAGTGAGGTCGAGACCGGCGCGATTATTACACTGGTGGATCCGCTCGGTGAGGGATTCGCCGCTGATCTGCGCCGAGGCTTTGTCATTCAGGCCGTCAATGACGACGAGATCGAGAGCATCGGGGACTTGAAGCGAACCCTTGAGAACCTCAAGGACGCCCGAAGTGCCCGAATGGAGGTTCAGGACGGCCGCGGCGTGGGTCGAGTTGTCGTGCGCTTGCGCTGA
- a CDS encoding GNAT family N-acetyltransferase: MPTELSCQTLLAGPTDARRVLRMTLATQDQSAVELESHVSSFIQYARVMNLDLSRQWLLQSAGRIISACTCIESPGRTAMLFLPESRRQSATASQVVAMLRGVLAEEATRGIRLAQCLLGPTDAGLRAALCAVGFSEIAELLYMECPSSNVTRINYSVGGSEAAKATWMTYSSQIHDELAALILETYRESLDCPGLSGLRDIEDIIAGHKSAGIFRPERWLIYGRAGSPVACILLGESPLRSALEVVYMGVHPSSRGQGLGNSLLAKALEIAHAQGIERVTLAVDARNAPALAIYRRFGFETCYRRTAMICPIGVTTHAT; this comes from the coding sequence ATGCCGACGGAATTGTCCTGCCAAACTCTGCTCGCCGGGCCGACCGACGCGCGCCGCGTCCTGCGCATGACCCTGGCGACGCAAGACCAGTCGGCCGTTGAGTTGGAAAGCCACGTCAGCTCGTTTATCCAGTATGCCCGCGTGATGAATCTCGATCTTTCCCGGCAGTGGCTGCTGCAGAGCGCGGGGCGCATCATCAGTGCCTGCACGTGCATCGAGTCTCCGGGCCGGACCGCGATGTTGTTCCTGCCGGAAAGCCGGAGACAGTCAGCGACGGCGTCGCAAGTCGTGGCTATGCTGCGCGGGGTGCTTGCCGAGGAAGCGACGCGCGGCATCCGGTTGGCGCAGTGCCTCCTTGGGCCCACGGATGCCGGTCTTCGTGCCGCCTTATGCGCCGTGGGTTTCTCGGAGATTGCGGAACTGCTTTACATGGAGTGCCCTTCGTCCAATGTGACGCGGATAAATTATTCCGTCGGTGGTTCTGAAGCGGCTAAGGCCACCTGGATGACCTATTCATCCCAAATACACGACGAACTGGCGGCCCTGATCCTCGAAACCTATCGAGAAAGCCTGGATTGTCCGGGCCTTTCCGGGTTGCGGGACATTGAGGACATCATCGCTGGTCACAAAAGCGCGGGGATATTTCGGCCGGAGCGATGGCTTATTTACGGGCGGGCGGGCAGCCCGGTGGCTTGTATTCTCTTGGGAGAGAGTCCTTTGCGCTCGGCGCTGGAAGTGGTGTATATGGGCGTGCATCCCTCGTCGCGCGGACAAGGGTTGGGCAATTCTCTTTTGGCGAAAGCGCTTGAGATTGCGCATGCCCAAGGCATTGAAAGAGTTACGCTCGCCGTCGACGCGCGAAACGCGCCGGCGCTCGCGATTTATCGTCGATTCGGCTTCGAAACGTGTTACCGCCGGACGGCGATGATCTGCCCGATCGGCGTAACCACTCACGCGACGTGA